Within Microbacterium oryzae, the genomic segment AACTTCGTCAGCACGCCGCGGGGGCGGCCGTCGATGACGTCGCGCGAACGCAGACGCACCGGCGACGCGTTGCGGGGCAGCTTCTGCAGGCCCACGCGCGCGGCCTCGCGGACCTCGTCCGACGCGTTCGGGTCGACGAGCTGCTTCTTCAGCTCGAGGCGCTTCGCCGCGTAGCGGTCGACGATCACCTTGCGCTGCTCGTTGCGAGCGATCTTGCTCTTCTTCGCCATGATTAACGCTCCTCGCGGAAGTCGACGTGCTTGCGCACGACCGGGTCGTACTTCTTCAGCACGAGGCGGTCGGGGTTGTTGCGGCGGTTCTTCTTGGTCACGTACGTGTAGCCCGTGCCCGCGGTCGAACGCAGCTTGATGATGGGACGGACGTCCTGAGCCTTCTTCGCCATTAGAGCTTCACACCCTTCGCGAGGAGGTCCTTGACGACCGACTCGATGCCACGGGCGTCGATGGTCTTGATGCCCTTAGCCGACACGTTCAGCGTGACCTTGCGGCCCAGCGACGCGACGTAGTACGTCTTCTTCTGCACGTTCGGGTCGAAGCGGCGCTTCGTCCGTCGGTGCGAGTGCGAGACATTGTGACCGAAGCCGGGAACGGCACCGGTCACCTGGCACACAGCAGCCATGGTTCACTCCTTCACTACCGTGGAGCCGGACGGCCCCACCCAAGATCTCTTGTCTGCGCGGCCGTCATCCACCCGGAGACCGGGCTGTGTACGAATGGAGCCGCACGAACTGCACGCAGGAGTGCGTGCAGACAAACGACGAGCCTAGCACACCCGGGCGTGTCGACCGAACCGGCTCAGGGGCGCAGCAGCACCTTGCCAGAGCGGCCCGGCTGCGCGCTGGCTGCTGCCGCCTCCCGCGCGTCGTCGAAGGAGAACACGGCCTCGACCGGCAGCTCGACCTCGCCCGACCCCACGCGCTGGAAGAGCTCGCCCATGAGAGCGCGACGCTTCTCCGGCGCCATGCTCGCGCTCACGCGGTTGCCCCAGAAGCCCCGCACGGTGGCCTGCTTGAAGATGAGGTCGCCGGAGGAGAGCTCGAGCTTCCCCGATCCCATCGCGCCGAACGACACCAGCGTGCCGCCCTCGCCGAGCAGCGAGAGGAGATCGCCCGCCGACGAGCCGCCCACCGAGTCGACCGCGGCCTTGGGCGTCGCACCGTCGAGGATGGCCTCCACGCGCTCGCGCCATCCCTCGTCCTCCGTGGAGACGACGTCGTGGATGCCGATGGCGGCGAGCTCCTCGATGCCCGCGTCGCGCCGCACCAGCCCCAGCACGCGCACACCGCGTGCCCGGGCGAACTGCGCGACGAGGCGGCCGACGGCGCCGTTGGCGGTGTTCTGCGCGATCCAGTCGCCCTCCTGCACCTCGAGGAAGTCCAGCAGGCTCAGCGCGCTGAACGGCATCGCCACGAGCTGGGCGGCGGTCTCGTCGGCGATCGCCTCGGGCACCGGGATGAGCCCGGCCGCGTCGGCGACGAACGCCTCGGCCCAGACGCCGAAGGTCCCGCCGGTCACCACGCGCTGCCCCACCGCCAGGGAGTCGACGCCCTCGCCGAGCGCGTCGACGACGCCGAGCGCCTCGGTGCCGGCGCGGGCGGGCAGCTCGGGCTTGAAGCCGTAGGTGCCGCGGATGGTCCACAGGTCGTGGTTGTGGATGGGCGTGAGCACGGTGCGCACGCGCACCTGCCCGGCGCCGGGCTCGGGAAGCGGAGCCTCGGTCACCTCGAGGACGTCGGTCGCCTCGCCGAAGGAGGAGTGGGTGAGTGCGCGCATGGTGCGGCCTTTCTGTCGGGGCGGGCGGATGGCCCGGATGGGCTAGGAGGTGAGGATGTCGGTGGTGAGGAGAGCGGACCGGAAGGGCTCGCGGTCGCGGCGGAGCCGGTCGACGAGCGCGGCGCCGAGCCACAGCTGGTAGAGCGACGCGCCGAGATCCGCCGCGGGTCGGCGCTCGGGGATGGAGCCGTCGGCGTATCCCGCGGTGACGGCGGCGGCGAGGAGGTCGACGACGCGACGGACGCCGTCGTCGAGCGCGCACCGCAGCGGCTCGGAGAAGTCGGCGACCTCGGCCGACAGCTTCACGACCAGGCAGCGCTCGGCCGACGCCTCCCCCGCCTGCCCTGCCCACGCCTCCGCGAGGTGGCGGATCCGCGCGCGAGCGGAGCCATCCTGCTCGTCGAGAACCGCCTGCATCGCCGCGAGGTAGCGCTCGACGTGCCGCTCGAGCACGGCGACACCGAACGCCTCCTTGGACGCGAAGTAGTGATAGAACGACCCCTTCGGCACGCCGCACGCGCCGAGGATCTCCTGCAGACCCAGGCCGACGAAGCCCTTGTCGCGCATGAGGTCCTCGCCGGTCGCGAGGATGGCGTCGCGCGCGAGCTGCGCTCTCTCGGTCCGGGGCATGCCTCGAGGCTACGCCCGAATTAGACCGGTCGTCTAGAAACGGAGGGAACGCTCAGCATCGGCAGCGCCCCGACCGAACCGGAAGGGCGAGACGGTGGGGTCTCCGGGGATCCAGAACCGCCAGGGGAAGGCGCTCGTGCCGGCTTCACCGGCGACGCCGACGCGCGGACCGGCTTCGCAGACCGGCGGGACATCGAGGAGCCGCAGGCGTGCCACCGCTCCCGCCTGCGGGGCGCCGTCGACGAGGTCGATGCCGTTGTGCGCCGCATGACGCAGGCCGATCGCGTCACCGAGGCGGCCCGGACCGCGGGCGAGGTCGCGGTCGGTGCGGGCGACGCCTCGCTCCTCCCGGCGGCGCCGCGCGACGTCGACTCCCCGCACGATCTCGCCCGCGCGCAGCAGCACTCCGCCGGCGGTGCCCGCCGCGCCGCAGACGACGTTGGCGCAGCTGTGGATGCCGTGACTGAGGTAGACGTAGAGGTGGCCGGGCTCGCCCCACATGGTGGCGTTGCGGGCGGTCGGGCCCATCCGCGCATGCGATCCGGCGTCGGGGACGTCGCCCGTGCCCCGACCGTGGTACGCCTCCACCTCGGTGATGCGCACCGTCACCTCGTCGCCGTCGACGACCGTGGTGAGCAGGCCCCCGAGCAGTCGCGGCGCGACCTCGATCGGCAGGGCGAGCAGCTCCTCGCGGCTCACATCGTGGAAGTCGCTCATCCCATCGCTCCGTCCCAAGGACCCACATCGCACCAGCTGATGCCGAATCCGGAGAGCACGGAGACCTCCTCGCCCGTGGCGATCTCCACGATGTGCGTGCGCAGCTCGCCCGGCAGCGGCTGCAGCGACTCGCTGTCGTAGGGATTGGTGCGGAGATCCGGCGCGACGAGCGTCGCCGCGTAGCGCCCGCTCGGCGAGACGCAGGTCTGCAGCAGGCCGTCGCTCCCCGTCGCCTCGAACAGCGGGGTCACAGCGCCCTCGTCGTCGACGTACGCCGCCCCCTGGGCCTCCGGCAGCTGGTCGCCGCCGAAGCGCACGTACTGCCGGAGCGTGCCCCCGCCCGGCACCGGGAGCACCCGTCCGAGCTGGCCGAGGTCCTCATCCGGTGCGACGAGCGGCGTCTCCTCGCCCGTGGTGAGGTCGAGCTGGACGCCGCCGGCGGCGTCGAGGCGCTCGACGAACGCCGTGTACGTGCCGCGGCTCACCGCGTCGATCGCGAACGCCGTGCCGAGGGCGGTGGGCGCGGGCTCGGCCGCCGCCGGGTCGTAGACGATGAGGTCGCCCGCGAAGTCGACGAAGAGCAGCGCCGAGGCGTCGGGCACGAAGCGCCAGCTCGCGATGCTCGGCTGCTCGTCGCCGACGAGGAGCGGCTGCGGGTCGGCCTCCGGGTCGCGGAGGTCCGCGGTGAAGAGCACGCTCGCGCGTCCCTCCGTCTCACTCAGCGCGAGGTCGGTGTACGTGTAGCCGACGAGCTCTCCGCGCGTGGAGACCTGCAGGCCCGTCACGGTGCCCTCGCCCGGGAGGGTCATCTCCCGGGCGTCCGACCCGTCGAGGTCGGCGACGTACAGCGCCGATGCGTCCCCCTTGCGGACGGAGACGACGAGGTGCTCCCCGGAGACGCGGAAGTCGTCGATCGCGGGCGCGCTGTAGACGGGCACGGCCTCGTCGCCCGACAGGCCGCTGCGGAACACGGTGTCGTCGCCGTCGGGATTCCGCTGCAGCAGGAAGATCTCCGCCGCGGGGGTCGTGAACGACGCCTCGAGCGTCGCCGCCGGGCCGCCGCCGACGCTCTCGGCGTCGTCGATGGTCACGGTGTAGTCGGTCGCGTCGTCGAGGGGGACCGTGAACCGCACCCCGACCATCCGCCCCACCGCGTCGATGGTGAACGGGGTCTCCGGGCTGACGGTGACCTGCCCCGGGTCGATCTCCGACAGCGCCTGGTCGGCGGTGAGCACGAGACGGGTGCCGGATGCCTCCACAGCGGCGTCGGGGTCGACCTCGACGGAGGTCACGCGGGGTCCCTGCGTGAGGCTGACCGCGGCACCGCCGCCGGCGAGGACTGCGAGGCCGCCGATCACCGCGAGCAGAGCGCCGGCGAACCGGCGGGAGCGGCGACGAGGTGCGCGCTCGCGGCGGGGTCCGTCAGTACTCATACGGGTCTTCCGGCTCGTCGATGGGGGTGATGGCGGTCGGCTCGACGGACAGCGCCCCCGCGGCGTCCGCCGTGATGGTCCCCTCGACCTCGATCCACTGCCCGGCCTCGAGGTCCGCCTCGTCGGCGCCGAGCCCGGCGCCCCCGGAGGCGACGGGGATCGAAGCGGGCTGCGCGTCGATGACGCAGTGCGTGATCACGAGCCGCCCCAGGCGCACGCCCGAGGTCTCCTCGTCGGGGGTGACGAACCCGGTGAGCGTGACCTCCTGCCCCGTGTACGCGTCGGGGTTGGTGGCGGTGGCGAACACGGTCGCCCACTCGCCGATCCCGAACGAGCTGGTGTCGCCGCTCGCAGCGAGGGTGACGGTGTCGGCGCCGCCGAAGAGGGGCGGGGTGCCGGTGTCGCGGTCCATCGCGAGGTCGACCGACAGCGACGCGGGCGGGAGGACGAGCGCGGCGACCGCGACCGCGGAGGCGATGACGCCGCCGGCGACGACGAGCGCGCCGCCCGCGAGACGGCGGGGCGTCCGCCGGCGCGTGCGTGTGGAGCGCGCGGAGTCCCCGCCGTGGGCGTGGTCGCCGTGCGCAGGGTCGTCGGCCGCGCCGTGCCCGTGATCGTGGCCGTGGTCGTTCTCCGCGCCGAGGGGCAGCGTGCACGACCAGACCGCTCCCGCCAGCGCGAGCACGGCCATCCCGACCGCGAACCACGCCTGCGCAGGGTTGATGTAGAGCTGCAGGCGACCCGTGACGGCGAGGCCCAGGGTGACCGCCGCGAGCACCGCCGCCAGGCCGACGCCCAGCCAGCGCGCTCCCGCCATCCGGGCCGTCGCCATCCGCTCGGTCGTCTCGTCACGCAAGGAGGTTCACCCCGACTCCGATGACGAACGCCGACAGCAGGACGACGGCGACGATGCCCGCGAGCACGCGGCCGGTGAAGGTGGTGCGCATGAGCGCGAGCATCTTCACGTCGACGAGCGGGCCGACGAGGAGGAAGGCGACGAGCGAGCCCGATGAGAACGTCGAGGCGAACGACAGGGCGAAGAACGAGTCGACGTTCGAGCAGATCGCCACGGTCATCGCCAGCAGCATCATCGCGACGATCGACAGCACCGGATTGGAGCCGACCGCCACGAGCACGCTGCGCGGGATCAGCACCTGCACGGCCCCGGCGAGCGCGGAGCCGATGACGAGCGCGGGCATGACCGCGCGCAGCTCGACGACGAACTGGGCGAGGCTGCGGCGCGCGCGGTCGCCCTGCTCGCCCGCGACGAC encodes:
- a CDS encoding Ig-like domain-containing protein; this translates as MSTDGPRRERAPRRRSRRFAGALLAVIGGLAVLAGGGAAVSLTQGPRVTSVEVDPDAAVEASGTRLVLTADQALSEIDPGQVTVSPETPFTIDAVGRMVGVRFTVPLDDATDYTVTIDDAESVGGGPAATLEASFTTPAAEIFLLQRNPDGDDTVFRSGLSGDEAVPVYSAPAIDDFRVSGEHLVVSVRKGDASALYVADLDGSDAREMTLPGEGTVTGLQVSTRGELVGYTYTDLALSETEGRASVLFTADLRDPEADPQPLLVGDEQPSIASWRFVPDASALLFVDFAGDLIVYDPAAAEPAPTALGTAFAIDAVSRGTYTAFVERLDAAGGVQLDLTTGEETPLVAPDEDLGQLGRVLPVPGGGTLRQYVRFGGDQLPEAQGAAYVDDEGAVTPLFEATGSDGLLQTCVSPSGRYAATLVAPDLRTNPYDSESLQPLPGELRTHIVEIATGEEVSVLSGFGISWCDVGPWDGAMG
- the rpmB gene encoding 50S ribosomal protein L28, whose amino-acid sequence is MAAVCQVTGAVPGFGHNVSHSHRRTKRRFDPNVQKKTYYVASLGRKVTLNVSAKGIKTIDARGIESVVKDLLAKGVKL
- a CDS encoding TIGR03943 family putative permease subunit translates to MATARMAGARWLGVGLAAVLAAVTLGLAVTGRLQLYINPAQAWFAVGMAVLALAGAVWSCTLPLGAENDHGHDHGHGAADDPAHGDHAHGGDSARSTRTRRRTPRRLAGGALVVAGGVIASAVAVAALVLPPASLSVDLAMDRDTGTPPLFGGADTVTLAASGDTSSFGIGEWATVFATATNPDAYTGQEVTLTGFVTPDEETSGVRLGRLVITHCVIDAQPASIPVASGGAGLGADEADLEAGQWIEVEGTITADAAGALSVEPTAITPIDEPEDPYEY
- a CDS encoding zinc-binding dehydrogenase; translated protein: MRALTHSSFGEATDVLEVTEAPLPEPGAGQVRVRTVLTPIHNHDLWTIRGTYGFKPELPARAGTEALGVVDALGEGVDSLAVGQRVVTGGTFGVWAEAFVADAAGLIPVPEAIADETAAQLVAMPFSALSLLDFLEVQEGDWIAQNTANGAVGRLVAQFARARGVRVLGLVRRDAGIEELAAIGIHDVVSTEDEGWRERVEAILDGATPKAAVDSVGGSSAGDLLSLLGEGGTLVSFGAMGSGKLELSSGDLIFKQATVRGFWGNRVSASMAPEKRRALMGELFQRVGSGEVELPVEAVFSFDDAREAAAASAQPGRSGKVLLRP
- a CDS encoding TetR/AcrR family transcriptional regulator, producing the protein MPRTERAQLARDAILATGEDLMRDKGFVGLGLQEILGACGVPKGSFYHYFASKEAFGVAVLERHVERYLAAMQAVLDEQDGSARARIRHLAEAWAGQAGEASAERCLVVKLSAEVADFSEPLRCALDDGVRRVVDLLAAAVTAGYADGSIPERRPAADLGASLYQLWLGAALVDRLRRDREPFRSALLTTDILTS
- the rpmG gene encoding 50S ribosomal protein L33, which produces MAKKAQDVRPIIKLRSTAGTGYTYVTKKNRRNNPDRLVLKKYDPVVRKHVDFREER
- a CDS encoding DNA-3-methyladenine glycosylase; protein product: MSDFHDVSREELLALPIEVAPRLLGGLLTTVVDGDEVTVRITEVEAYHGRGTGDVPDAGSHARMGPTARNATMWGEPGHLYVYLSHGIHSCANVVCGAAGTAGGVLLRAGEIVRGVDVARRRREERGVARTDRDLARGPGRLGDAIGLRHAAHNGIDLVDGAPQAGAVARLRLLDVPPVCEAGPRVGVAGEAGTSAFPWRFWIPGDPTVSPFRFGRGAADAERSLRF
- the rpsN gene encoding 30S ribosomal protein S14, whose amino-acid sequence is MAKKSKIARNEQRKVIVDRYAAKRLELKKQLVDPNASDEVREAARVGLQKLPRNASPVRLRSRDVIDGRPRGVLTKFGISRVRFRDMAHRGELPGVTKSSW